In the Periophthalmus magnuspinnatus isolate fPerMag1 chromosome 4, fPerMag1.2.pri, whole genome shotgun sequence genome, one interval contains:
- the sec16b gene encoding protein transport protein Sec16B, which translates to MADLLVQGSRGAGSGQSDSASLIDFSEGSMTEAPPSDGEDDLLTGHCSSESAQRALRSYTQLLLAGRKKEALESAMSSGLWGHALFLASKMDNRSYVTVLNRFTGQLTANDPLQTLFQLLSGRVPAVATFCGSERWGDWRPHLAVILSNDTSNSAVKQRSIATMGDTLASRGLLHSAHVCYLTAGLPFGGFTQKDQRLVLLGSSHRQSFKDFATNSAIQCTELYEYCQNLGGKYFSIPSFQVYKFLYATRLLDCGLSSQAFHYCEMVGQAILRQNAPMFVLTDLLLKLSDRLRHSEVSEAGLSGAEQEPGWMTQLHLRHQRLQTGTCSFCEISQEPSATTGDSSSVQSPEPELLYYRDTDEIFANDVLGGNQQVAPTDCSGVYEWPQNSPTVPAPVTHDPPVASAAVGQDFTYYHTNTGVLHSAGTCPSGAVPLSESTTITSPVMVPGHQTYPEIQQRPSMTHSSSEHSSPPKQASSSGGWFSGWFKSSPKDNHQETSEPASPSQTFSTPEVSPPPPPTMFSPQPSTTAGINPFSRKAGQQLG; encoded by the exons ATGGCAGATCTGCTGGTCCAGGGCTCTCGGGGGGCTGGCAGTGGTCAGTCAGACTCGGCCTCTCTCATAGACTTCAGTGAGGGCTCCATGACTGAAGCTCCACCCTCTGACGGAGAGGACGACCTTCTGACAGGACACTGCAGCTCTGAGAGTGCACAAAGAGCGCTGAGGAGTTATACACAGCTACTGCTGGCTGGGAGAAAGAAG GAAGCATTGGAGTCTGCAATGAGCAGTGGTCTGTGGGGACATGCTCTGTTTCTGGCGAGCAAAATGGACAACAGGTCCTACGTCACTGTACTGAACAG GTTTACAGGACAGCTCACAGCCAATGACCCACTTCAGACCCTCTTCCAGCTGCTGTCTGGGAGGGTCCCTGCTGTAGCCACG TTCTGTGGCAGTGAGAGGTGGGGTGACTGGAGGCCTCACCTGGCTGTGATCCTCTCCAATGACACTTCCAACTCTGCTGTCAAACAGAGGTCCATCGCCACCATGGGAGACACTCTGG CCTCCAGAGGACTTTTACACTCGGCTCATGTGTGCTACCTGACTGCCGGGCTGCCCTTTGGAGGCTTCACTCAGAAGGATCAGAGGCTGGTGCTCCTCGGCAGCAGTCACAG GCAGTCATTTAAAGACTTTGCCACAAACTCTGCCATCCAGTGCACCGAGTTGTATGAGTACTGCCAGAATCTTGGAGGGAAATACTTCTCCATACCATCTTTTCAG GTGTATAAGTTTCTGTATGCAACCCGGCTGTTGGACTGTGGACTCTCCTCTCAGGCCTTTCATTACTGTGAGATGGTGGGACAGGCCATCCTCCGGCAGAACGCACCGATGTTTGTGCTTACCGATCTACTTTTGAAG TTGTCAGACAGGCTCAGACATTCTGAGGTGAGTGAGGCTGGGCTGAGTGGAGCAGAACAGGAGCCAGGTTGGATGACACAACTGCACTTAAGGCATCAGCGCTTACAG ACTGGCACTTGCAGCTTCTGTGAAATAAGCCAGGAACCTTCAGCAACTACAG GAGACTCCAGCTCTGTGCAGAGTCCAGAACCTGAGCTGCTTTACTACAGAGACACTGATGAAATCTTTGCGAATGACGTTTTAGGTGGAAACCAACAAGTCGCCCCAACAGACTGCAGTGGAGTTTATGAATG GCCACAGAACTCTCCCACAGTTCCAGCTCCTGTTACACATGATCCCCCAGTGGCCAGTGCAGCAGTGGGCCAAGACTTCACTTATTATCACACTAATACTGGTGTGTTGCACTCTGCAGGCACCTGTCCTTCAG gAGCTGTACCACTTTCTGAATCTACCACA ataacCAGTCCAGTGATGGTCCCAGGGCATCAAACATATCCTGAAATACAGCAAAGACCATCTATGACCCATAGTAGCTCTGAGCACAGCAGTCCTCCTAAACAGGCAAGTTC ATCAGGAGGATGGTTCAGTGGTTGGTTTAAGTCATCACCCAAAGACAACCACCAGGAGACCTCAGAACCAGCGAGCCCCTCTCAAACA ttTTCCACCCCAGAAGTCTCTCCGCCTCCCCCACCAACCATGTTCTCACCACAGCCCTCCACGACAGCAGGGATCAATCCATTTTCAAGGAAAGCTG GGCAACAGCTGGGCTAG